The following nucleotide sequence is from Wolbachia endosymbiont (group E) of Neria commutata.
ACGCGCAAAAATCATAAATAAGTGATCATTGGAAACAATATTACCCTTGTTATCAATAAGGCGTATTCTATCGCTATCACCATCCAGCGCAATGCCAAGATCACATTCAAACTCTTTCACAATGCCAATTAATTGAGTAAGGTTTTTTTCTTCTATGGGGTCTGGATCATGTAGTGGAAACGCACCATCTATGGAGTTGTTAGTTACTATATGTGTATGACCTGGCAAGATCTTTTCAATATATCTTATAATGCCACTTGCTGGACTATTGCCACAATCCCATGCTATTTTTAATTTTCGTTCAGTGTTATTTTTTAATGCACTTTTTAATATGCTGATATATTGGCTATATATATTTGTATTAACTATGCTGCCAATTTTTGTACTCTCTTTAATTGAGCTACTTATCACTTCTTTTATTTCTTGATCTGAAAAAATCTTTTTGCTGCTAGAAAACTTAAAGCCATTGTATTCACTGGGATTATGGGAGGCAGTTATTATAATACCAAGATCGGCCTGCATAATTTGTGTTGCAGCGTAGAGCATAGGAGAGGAACAGAGTCCAATACGTATAACATTTGCTCCGGATAAAGTTAAGCCACTAATTAGCTCTCTTTCTATACTTGGTGAAGTTATTCTGCTGTCATAACCAACGCAAACACTAGCTGCGGTTTGTCCAAACTTTCTTCCTATCTCATACCCATCACTGATCTGTAAATCTCTTCCTACCACACCTCTAATATCGTATTTTCTTATAATAGCATTGTCCATGATATGCTTCTTAAGGAACGTCTATTGTATAATATATAGTACAAATGCTCAATTTAATTCACGCTTTTCATGATAGAGTTTCTCTCATTAATTATAATCATTCAATAACGCTTCAGCAAATTCCTTACCAGTAAACACTCTTAAATCTTCTATACTTTCACCAATTCCTATGGCGTGTAACTTTACCTTGTATTCCTGCGCTAACCCAACTACTACTCCACCTTTGGCAGTGCCATCTAGCTTTGTTATTATTAACCCTGTAACATTTACCATTTTACTAAATGCCTCTAATTGGCTATACGCATTTTGGCCTGTAGTTGCATCAAGAACTAAAATCACATTGTGAGGAGCAGTGTTGTCTAATTTTTTTATAATTCTATATATTTTTGATAATTCTTCCATAAGGTTCACGTTATTCTGCAGCCTTCCTGCTGTGTCGATCAGAACAACATCAATATTATCTTTTATAGCCTGGCTTACAGCTTTATATGCTACACTTGCAGAATCGCTACCGTGCTCTCCTGTCACAATAGAACAACCAGATCGCTCAGCCCAAACATTCAACTGCTCGTTAGCAGCAGCTCTAAATGTATCGCATGCAACAAGCATAACGGATTTTCCCGCCTTTGTGTATTGATATGCAAGCTTGCCTATAGTTGTGGTTTTACCATTACCATTTACTCCGCATACCATTATTATATGGGGCTTTTTGTCTAAAATTAGTGGCTCAGCAACTGGGTTCAATATCGCTTCTATTTCGTTCATCAATTGCTTTTTGATAATATCGTGCTCAACTTCCTTTTCAAATTTAGTACTTGCCAGCCTATCAATAATTAATCTAGAAGTTTTATGGCCTATATCCATGCTGATTAGCAATTCTTCTAACTCATTCAAAAGCAGCTGATCTAATTTTTTTTTAGTAGAAAAAATACTTTTCACTCCCCCGCTAAAGCGAGAAGAAGTTTTTAACAAGCCTTTATAAAGGTTATTGAATAAACTCAAGATAACACTCCTTTTAGGTCATAAGTTTAATAATTACAATATAGAAAATACTGATTATAAAGTAAAAGGAATTATGTTTTCGATATATAGATATTTTTAATTAATTAATATTAGATTAGCTAATTTGAATAGGAGCATAGTAATGATCAATAAGAAGAAATTAGCAATGGCAGCGTTTGCTTTGTTATTGTCGCACCAATCTTTTGGGTACGAAAAGCCAAAACGTTATATTAGTGCAAGTACTTATGGCCAGTTTTTTTATAATGCTGGTACACTGAAAATAAAAACACCTGCAGGTGCTACTAATGCTAAGGTAAATGATATGAATGATAAACAGACAGCTGAGCAAGAATTGAGTAAATATAAGCCGAGTTATCATACACCATTTCCTGCAAGTATAGCATTCGGTTACGCTGGACAAATTAAAGATCACAATTATAGAGCTGAGTTAGAATTCGCTCATTTTCAAGTAAAAGCGAACAATATTGGCCTAAATAATGATTTGATTTTTATAAAATATAGTGAATCTAAAAGTAATTATATGATTCCATTAAGTCACGATGAAGTCGAAAATACCTCTGCCACGATGAAGTCGAAAATACCTCTGCAATGATTAACTTTTACCATGACTGGAAAAATGACCGTTTTTCTTTCTCACCTTATGTCGGAGCCGGAGTTGGGCTAAGCAGAATTAAGATGTTTGATAGCCCATCAATCAGACCTGCATATCAACTAAAAGCTGGACTGAACTTTCCACGTTACCGAAGATACTGACGTGCGTGTTGGATATAGACACTTTGACACTATTGATATTGAAACGAAATTTACAAAAGCGATAGGAATAGATAACCTAGTAGACCAAAACACGGTTATAGCCAACAGCTTTTTTGGTGCGCATGGCATAGGGGTTGGTCTCACTGTTCATTTTGGTAGCAAAGCCTAAGTAACATTGCCCTTTTAATAAAAACAAGCTATATAGGATTTACCGATTAATAAGACCGTCATCCCGCGGCATGTTAGCGGGATCTACGCTGAGATACCGCGAATAAATCCACAACTGTACGAACGTTGCATCTTCAAAGGCAAAAGTACAGAAGATGTTGTCATCCCAGTGTCACGCTACTCGGATGACAAGAGGAGGGCTACTTAGATGATACCGTTAGTTGACGTTTAACACTTGTCCTGTCGCTTTACGGGATGTTCGTACAGTTGTGTAACAAATAGCGGGATCTATGGTTGTGCTATAGCTAGCGTAAGTAAGGTTTCTGGGCGTCATACCGTGATTTATTCACGGTATCTCAAGTAGATCCCGCGAACACGCCGCGGGATGACGGTGTTGTTAATCGGTAAATCTTACCTATCCTAGAAACTGATCGGGGGAGTACTCGCCCAACATGTTTTCATTGCCAGCACTGCTAATATCTAGTCCTTGTCCTTGTAAGAGACTTGTAAATTCACGAGACATTGTAGTTGTGTGACCTGTTATTATGGTTAGTCCAGTTTCTAACTTACCGAGAGCTCCACCTAATGTGTCCTCAGAATCTGCTAGATCAAGTTTATCTGTCTTATCCTGAATACCCTTTAGAGCTTGACCTAGACCACCACTAGTATCTGCTGGATTCAGTGCATTTAAGCGCTCTGTAAGATTAGCAGGTATTAGATTTCCTACTTTAGTATCTAGCTCTGATAGTTTCTGAGCTTTAGCTAACTCACTGAGAGCTTTACCTAATGTGCCCTGAGCATTAGCATCTGCTAGATTCAGTGCATCTAAGCGAGCTGTAAGATCAGCAGGTATTAGATTTGTTTGAGTTTTTATTGCATCCACTTTACCATCTAGTGTTGTTAATGTAGCCTCATGTGCTAGCCCTGTAAACATAGGTGCTAAAGGAGAACTTCCTACATTAGCGTTTACTGTGCCAACAGTAGTTTCTATTGTACCTACTTTAGTATTTATTGTACCAACATTAGCGTTTATTGTTCCTACATTAGTATTTATTGCATTTATTGCACCTAACAAACCATTAACTCCACCTACAGACATAAATTGTGTTGCCAAAGCACTATAATCAACTTCTACACCACTACTAGGTTCATATTTAAAAGTATTAAATACATCACTACCATCTACACCAAAAGTATATTTATTACTTGATGCGTCCTCATAAATTATAACTTTAGTATCACCCAGACCTGTTGCACTATCTATTCCATTTTGTTTTTTAAAACTAAAACCCGGCATATTACTCTCCGTTAATTATCAAAACAACATCGTGCATAAAAATTGTATAGTTTCTGTTAATGTTAAATGTTGCATTACGATAAGCACACAACCGTCATCCCGCTACTTGTTAACGGGATCTATGCTGAGATATCGCGAATAAATCGCGGTATAACGCCCAGAAATTTACGTATTTCAGCCATAACTGCCAATAAGCGAAAACCCGCTAAAAATCTACTGTTACACAGCGATCAGGTTCTCTCAACACTTGGTGGCACTTGACTTTTTCTTTCTCTTTGTGTTAATACATCTGCACTTTGCGTTCCTTTGACCTCTTTTCCAGCAATAAAGTTTTTACCACCTTCTTGATTATTTGTTAGAGATGATTGTTGTAAATCTTTCTGTGCTACTTCTACACCATCCTCAGGTTTTGCTGCTTGCACTAATGGTGCTGCTGCTTTTTCTACCTGTCTTTTTACTTCAGTTGACATATTTGTAGGGCTACCATCAACTGAATGAGATATCTCACCTGGGGCACCTGGAGCGCCTGGTCCATTTTGTCCACTTCTTCCTAGTTTTTCTTCTGTAACGCCTCGCCCTGCTACCTGCTCTTTTCCTGCAACGCTCTGTGCTGTTTCCTGCTCTTGCTCAGAGCCTCTCACCTTATTAACTGCCCACTTTTCCATATCTAATGCTTTCTTTCCTGACCAACTTAGTGCATCGTAACAAGCATCTAATATCTTCTCCGTCCCTTGAATAATCTTACCATTTGACATTATATCAATAGCTACAAAAATTCCAGCAATCACAGCACCAATTGGACCTCCAAGCATAAAGCCAGCTGCAATAGCACCAGCTCTATATAATGCTTTCTTTACAAGACCTGGTGGTTGTGTAGTTTCTTTTTTGCTTTCCTCTTTGCTTTCATTATTATTGGATTTATGATTCTCATCACCAGGTTTGGGAGTAGAATCAGTCCTATTTTTTTTCCTATAATGACCATATGCTAAGATTCCAACAACTGCGCCAATAATAGGACCAATAATTGGTATAAAAAAAGCTGCAATTGTTAGCCCTATTCTCCATGGTGTATATTTTCGTATTGTACTTCCTAAACCAGGTTTTTTATTTTCTTTTACATCTTGACTTTCAGCCATTTTTAATCCTCATTATCATTAACATATTAACCATGGTAAAAGCAAAATATTAATGATCGATTAATAATGGTGATTATTTTAATAAATTATATTAAAAAATAAAAATCTAGAATTAAATATCTCGTTCTGTTTCTTGTTTGGTATATCTATGAATCACAAATCAAAAAATTTAAAAGAAGCTCTGTAATCGTTAAAGTTGTTTTGATTTACATCAGTTATCCAAGTTTGACATTGCACATTTAGCACTTCTTCGATTAATGCTTTTCTATAATGCTTATCCAAATGAGACATTATATCATCAAGCAGAAGAAGTGGTGCTTTATTGTGATGAATACACCTTGCTTTCACACTCGATAAAATAATAGAAAGCAGTAACAGCTTTTGCTCTCCAGTAGAACACAAGTTTATTGGCATGTCTCTTTGTTGACAGAACACCTGAAAATTATCATTATGTACACCAAAATTTACTCTACCAGTTAATGAGTCTTTTTGTCTATTTTCCTTGAAACGATTCTGAGAATATTCTATGGTATCATTCGAATTTAGCTGGCTGCTGAACCTTAAGAGCGCCTTAGGAAAAAACTCAGTGGAGTGATTGTCGATTGTATCTTGTAACATCTTTAGAACAGACAATCGCATATGTACAATATTAACCGCATTAACAGCCATTACATTTTCAAGACTAGAGAGCCAATTTTCGTCTAAAATGTTTTCCTTGAGCAGTTTGCTCCTTTCATGCTTAGCTTTTCTATATTTCATGTAGCAGCAAGTGTAATTTTCTTCAAATAGCGAAGCTATACGATCTAAAAACTTCAGCCTATCACTTGGAGAATTAAGAAGTATTTGATCCATTTGTGGGATCAACCATATTACATTAGATATTTTATATATAGAAGAATGATTTGGCTGCGTTTTGCCATCAATCTGAATCAACTTCTTGTTAAAGCTCTTTGCAATGCCAATAGAACTAAAACCCATTCCGTTAAAAAAATCATAATGAACCGCCCAATCTTTATTGCTGAATCTATTTTGTATCTCACTGGCTTTTGCTTTTTTCATTCCATTGCTTTTAGCAAGCAGCGAGATTGCTTCAAGTATGTTAGTTTTTCCCACACCATTTTTGCCAACTATAACAGCAGAGCTATCGTCTGAGTTTAATTCAAAGTCTGAGTGGTTACGAAAATTATGTAATCTCAACTTTTTTATGTAGCAACGTGTAGTCATTATGATAAACTCAGGGCCTGTTCATTTTACTACACAATAAACTTCTGTACACTCCCAGAGATACTGCATAAGTGTTGAAAGTTATAACAAGAATGTGACAGAAATAGTAAAGTTATTAAAATAAGGATGGTTAAGGGCATTAATAAGCTTTTTCTAATACTCGGCTTTTCTTTTTGAAAGTATTGACCTTTTTCCTACCATATTTAACATTTAATGCGCCTGGTCTTTTAAAAACCTTTTTGCCTTTGCTATTGTGTTTTTTAAACGGTACTTTACTATCAAAATTCAGCTCTCCTTCCTTTTCCTCTAACGCAGGCAATTTTCTCTTATCCTGTGGTGTAACAAAAGATAATGCAAATCCTTCAGCTCCAGCACGCGCGGTCCTTCCTATACGGTGAATATAATCAGCTTGCGATTGTGGTACGTCATAATTGACAACATGCTGAATATGCGGAATATCAAGACCACGAGAAGCTACATCCGTTGCAACCATGATTTGGTTGCGACCACGACGAAAAGAATTAATGACCCTTTCGCGTTTTTGCTGCCTTAAATCACCATGAATCGCTAAAGCACTATAATCGTCTTTGCATAGCTTGCTAGCTAGTTGATCTGCTCCTTGCTTTGTTTTTACAAAAATAATGATTGATCCTTCACGCTGGCATAACTGTCCCAGGAGTTTCTCATATTTTCCGAGTTCTGACACATAAATAACTTCCTGCTTTATTTTTACAGAAGTTGTAACCTGACAATCAACAGAAACACGTTCTGGTTGATCAAGATATTTCTCAGCAAGCTTGACTATATCTCCGGGAAGAGTTGCAGAAAACATAAGAGTTTGCCTTATTTTTGGCAAATGTTTCATAATTTCTTCAATCTGAACTCCAAAGCCCATATCAAACATACGATCCGTTTCATCAAGTACAAGAGTACTAATATTGCGAACGGATAGAGTTTTGCGTTTAATATGATCAATAATACGACCTGGTGTACCTACTATAATTTTAGGTCTTACATTAAGCTGCTTTATTTGTTCAAAGATAGGCGCTCCACCAATTAACAAAGCAAGCTTAAAAATTGAACCTTTGGGTAGAAGCTTTTCTTCTATTTCCCTTTTTACTTGACCTGCAAGCTCTCTGGTAGGCACGATAACTAAAGCTAACCCAGCATTAGATTCATCCAGTAATTTTGCAACCAGTGGAATAGCAAACGCTAGAGTTTTCCCTGTTCCAGTCTGTGCAGACCCAAGAATATCCTTACCTTGCAAAGCTAAAGGAATTGCCTGCATCTGAATCGGAGTTGGAACGGAAAGGTTGTTTTTATCTAGCGCTTGCTTAAGCGAGACTGGGAGGCCCATCTCATGAAAATTACTCACAATATGTTAACTATATTAAAAAGTTTCATAATAGATTAACCTGCATCTGCTGTGATTATTTTTAAATTTATTGCAGACTTTTTGTCTTCTCCGTTTCTACCGCGCTCCTCTTTAAGCTCGTAACTGACTCTTTCTCCTTTTATTCCTTTTTCCTTATTCTCTCCTCTAAGGTCCCCAGGTCTTATTCCTGAACGCTCTAGCTCGCTGATATGCACAAAAATGTCCACTCCTTTACTTTTACCTTCTGGTGTGATAAAACCATAGCCTTTTTCAGGATTAAACCACTTTACATTACCATATTCCATTTAAACTACTCCTAAATTATTAACTAATATTATTAATGTGATGAAAAACTTTGAAATTACGATTGAGAATGTCTTAAGTCTAGCTCTTGAAACTAAACTCTTATACTCCATAGTCTATTCTTAACATTATAGATTTATAATACACAGTTATTGATCTTGACGCAACTAAATTTTTTAATTACTAAGCGAACCAGCAACTGTCATTTCATTAACTTTAATTGTTGGTGAATTAAATTGCCCACAAAATGTGAGATCATCTGCAAGAACTAAGTCGCTAAACATGTAGTTTAAGTTGCTAGCAATTGTAATTTCATGCACTGGGTAGGTTATTTTTCCATTTTCTATAAAAAATCCTGATGCTCCTTGGCTATAATCACCATTAATTAAATTGACACCAAAGCCAAATAAATCTGTTACATATATTCCTTCTTTTATTTCCTGAATCAATTCATCGAATGATATACTGCCATTTTCAATGTAGAAATTACTGGCCGCAGGAGTAACCGCAGCATTGCTTGCACGAGTTGCATTGCCAGTTGTTTTTAAGTTTAATTTTTTAGCTGAATATAGGTCTAAAATCCAGTTCTGTAGTATTCCATTTTTTACAAATATATTTTCTTTACTGGTTATACCCTCTCCGTCAAACGGCTTTGATGCTATGCCCCTTGAGAGCAGTGGATCATCAATAATGTTAATTCTATCGCTAAAGATCTGAGTATTTAAACTATTCCGTAAGAAAGAGCTATTGCTTGCAATACTATTGCCATTTATAGCAGAAGCAAAGCTTTTTACTAGCGCCTTTGCTGCCCTTTTTTCAAAAATAACCGGAAATTTACCGGTTTTTATTGTACGTGAATTTAGCTGTTCAATTGCTCTTTTTGCCGCTTCTTTCCCCATTAACTCTGGTGACTTTAAATCGTTAAAATTACATGCTACATCGTAGTCATAGCCAACCTTCATTTCGTTTTCTTTTCCAGCAACAACAGAGACCTGGTTAGCAAAAGTCGATTTACTGAATGAGCCTACAAAACCAGAAACAGTGGATAATACTGTATTTACTAAGGCATATGAAGAAGATGCTCCTTCAGAATTAGTGATATTTTCATGCGAAAGAGCGGAATTTTCTGCAGCTTCAGCAATTTCTTTTAGATTATCAATAGTTACAACATTATGATCCAAAATATTTAAATCTGCAGAAGAGATATGGCTACCAATCTCTACAGCAAAATTAATATAAGGGTCCTCTGGAGCATTTTTTGCCATTTCTACTACTTGACTCACCGTATCGCTAAGGTTATTTAGGTCGTTAGTGGAAATATATGCAACTTTATTTCTATCTTCTATAGCTCTGATTCCTACAGTGCAATTTTTAGATTGCGATATTTGCTCTATCTTTGATAGACGCTGAGAAACTGAGATTTTATTAGTTTCATATATAGTTACCTCCGCATCAAGATTTTGCTTTTTTATTAGCTTAGTGATATCTGCTGCAATATTTAGTATATTCATTTTTTATTCCTTGAGTTTCTATAAAGACTCTGCACCACCTATTACTTCAATCAAATCAGTTGTAATTGCTGCTTGACGAGAGCGATTATAAAGTAGTGCTAATTTGTTCAACATTTCTTTAGTGTTTCTATTGGCTGATTCCATAGCCACCATTCTAGCACTATGCTCACTTGTTGCACTTTCAAGCAAAGAAGAGTAAAGAGCAACTGCAACATAATCTTGAATCAAAGATTTTAAAATGAACTCAATATTTTGCGGCTCATACTCATAGTTGTAATCCGTTGTTGCACTAATCAAAGAGCTATCAATTAAAGACGACTCGTTACCCCATGGCTTTATTGTTTCCATCATTGGTTTTTGCGTAAAAGTATTATAAAACTTGCTATAAAAAACTTTAACCTTACTGTATTTGCTCAAGTCTATATCACTAATTAAATTACCTACATCTTTTAGCGTAATTCCCTTGCTATTATCAGTTTTTAAAATATTTTTAGAATCAAATCTATTTTTACCCATATCAAAGGCTTTTTTACCAAGAAATACGATATCTACTTTTTCACCATTTCTGATTAATTTATTTTGACTAAATTTGATAACAGAAGAGTTGAAATTGCCGCATAAGCCACGATCAGACGCTATAATAAATGCTAAGCAAGAAGCTTCGCTACTGACATTTAAAATTTTCGCTAGTAATTCCTCATCAGCAATCAGCATCAATAAGGAAATAATGCCACGGAGCTTAGATATATATAACTTTGAATTTGATAGCTTTTTTTGACTTTGTAATAATTTTGCTGCAGAAACCATCTGCATTATTTTCGTGATCTTCTGTGAAGATTTAATAGTCTTAATTCTTAAGGATAATTCCTTTAAGCTCTTCATTATTTTTAGTAAAACTCTAATTTATTAAAATCTATAATTGTTTTCACCTAAAGGCAAGTTTTTTTAATATGAGGTTGACTTTTATTTATTACATTTATATAATGAGTTACTAAATTAACAAGAGGTGTTTATGAGCGTTGCTAATAAAAATTTAATGAATGAAATCGAATTTTTAGCAGGTCAGCTAGAACAAAATAGAGAGGGAGATCATATTTTAAAAATTAATCAACAGCAAGATGATAGCGTGAATTTTGCAGTCTATTCTGGTGATAATCCGTTATACGAATCATCTGATAATTATAAGGTAGACTTTAGTAGTACTAGATATGAACAATTGTGTGTAAATGATCACTGCACAAGAACTATGGAGTATGGTTTGGCAGAAGACACAGCACCTGGTAATAAGATTAGAGTTGAGGAAAAATATGATAATCAGTCTGATCATTTCAATATGAACTTAACGTTTTATGATGAGAGTGGTAATGCAGTTGGAAAATATGGAGCTGAATTAAGCTATCAACAAATTCAAGATGCAGGTTCTGAAGGATATAATTTTATAATACACGGTCTTATTTCAATTTAATGATCATATAATCTATTTTATTTTCCATATGTAATGCCTTTAGATATACAGTCCCGGAGTGTGATGGCATGGATTAAGTATAAATAATTCTGTAGATAGTGTTCACTGGTTACATATAAACTCATAAGGAGTCAGACCTTTAAGAGTTTTAAGTCTTTTGCGTAGTTATAGGCCATAGCAAAGTTGTATAAGTGTTCTTTAAGTTGCTTATGGGACTTGTAGTAATATTTCTTAACTGTGGCATCTTTAATGGTCCTGTTCATACGCTCAACTTGGCCATTTGTCCAAGGATGGCTGATTTTTGTAAGCCTATGCTCGATATTATTTCCTTCAAAAGTCGGCAAATATATGTTTAAAAGCATATTTATGGCGCTCTTGGTTGGTGAATTGAATACCATTAGACCCCCTGCGAAAAGGTAGAAAACAGATGAAAAACATTAAAAAGCGTATAAAATGAAAATTTTAGAAGAGTAAAATAGCAATAAGTTATGCAAAAGTTTCAAAGACCCAGTATATTTTCAGGCAATTAACGGGTCTGACAACGTTACAAAAGACAGAACGCTGACTCGAGAGAGGATTTAAAAATTTTAGCAGACGTCACGGAGCAACCGATACAGCGGCCGAAAGACAACAAAAAACGTAAGAAAAGTTATTCCGGAAAAAAGAAAACAACCACAATAAAAACCGAAATTGTGATCGAGGAAAGTGGACAAATTCTGTCTGTTTCAAGATCACATCGAGGCCGAATTCACGATTTTCGCATAAGAAAACAGGAAAAATTGTTGGCCAAAGATAGCATAAAATATGCTGATTCTGGGTATCAAGGTTGGCAAAAACTGCAGAAAAACGTTGTGATTCCATACAAAAAACACCGTAAAAAGCCACTAACGGAGGAGCAAAAGGAGCATAATCGGAAGCTGGCATCGTTCAGGATGCGTGTGGAAAATAAGATTCGCGAGATAAAAATCTTCAAAATAATGTCAAATATTTACCGCAATTTTCAGAAGAAATACAACATGAGATTCAATATTATAGCAGGAATTGTGAATTTGAGGCACGGGTTTTAATAATTTTTGGGCTGGGGATTTCTACCAGATTTTATCAGCAACTTGCTTCACGTTGTTTCGCAGGGGGGTCTCCTGTTGTAATTGATATTTCATCTGCTTTCTCATTAAAAAATTCGTTGAGAGTTTTCGATAAATTAGTTATTTTGCTCATTATAAGTTCTCTTGTTTTGTTTGATAAGTTTAAGAGGACTTATACCCTATTTTTTC
It contains:
- a CDS encoding P44/Msp2 family outer membrane protein, whose amino-acid sequence is MINFYHDWKNDRFSFSPYVGAGVGLSRIKMFDSPSIRPAYQLKAGLNFPRYRRY
- the recF gene encoding DNA replication/repair protein RecF (All proteins in this family for which functions are known are DNA-binding proteins that assist the filamentation of RecA onto DNA for the initiation of recombination or recombinational repair.) yields the protein MTTRCYIKKLRLHNFRNHSDFELNSDDSSAVIVGKNGVGKTNILEAISLLAKSNGMKKAKASEIQNRFSNKDWAVHYDFFNGMGFSSIGIAKSFNKKLIQIDGKTQPNHSSIYKISNVIWLIPQMDQILLNSPSDRLKFLDRIASLFEENYTCCYMKYRKAKHERSKLLKENILDENWLSSLENVMAVNAVNIVHMRLSVLKMLQDTIDNHSTEFFPKALLRFSSQLNSNDTIEYSQNRFKENRQKDSLTGRVNFGVHNDNFQVFCQQRDMPINLCSTGEQKLLLLSIILSSVKARCIHHNKAPLLLLDDIMSHLDKHYRKALIEEVLNVQCQTWITDVNQNNFNDYRASFKFFDL
- a CDS encoding cold-shock protein, whose product is MEYGNVKWFNPEKGYGFITPEGKSKGVDIFVHISELERSGIRPGDLRGENKEKGIKGERVSYELKEERGRNGEDKKSAINLKIITADAG
- the atpG gene encoding ATP synthase F1 subunit gamma; its protein translation is MKSLKELSLRIKTIKSSQKITKIMQMVSAAKLLQSQKKLSNSKLYISKLRGIISLLMLIADEELLAKILNVSSEASCLAFIIASDRGLCGNFNSSVIKFSQNKLIRNGEKVDIVFLGKKAFDMGKNRFDSKNILKTDNSKGITLKDVGNLISDIDLSKYSKVKVFYSKFYNTFTQKPMMETIKPWGNESSLIDSSLISATTDYNYEYEPQNIEFILKSLIQDYVAVALYSSLLESATSEHSARMVAMESANRNTKEMLNKLALLYNRSRQAAITTDLIEVIGGAESL
- the ftsY gene encoding signal recognition particle-docking protein FtsY — translated: MLSLFNNLYKGLLKTSSRFSGGVKSIFSTKKKLDQLLLNELEELLISMDIGHKTSRLIIDRLASTKFEKEVEHDIIKKQLMNEIEAILNPVAEPLILDKKPHIIMVCGVNGNGKTTTIGKLAYQYTKAGKSVMLVACDTFRAAANEQLNVWAERSGCSIVTGEHGSDSASVAYKAVSQAIKDNIDVVLIDTAGRLQNNVNLMEELSKIYRIIKKLDNTAPHNVILVLDATTGQNAYSQLEAFSKMVNVTGLIITKLDGTAKGGVVVGLAQEYKVKLHAIGIGESIEDLRVFTGKEFAEALLNDYN
- a CDS encoding DEAD/DEAH box helicase, with product MSNFHEMGLPVSLKQALDKNNLSVPTPIQMQAIPLALQGKDILGSAQTGTGKTLAFAIPLVAKLLDESNAGLALVIVPTRELAGQVKREIEEKLLPKGSIFKLALLIGGAPIFEQIKQLNVRPKIIVGTPGRIIDHIKRKTLSVRNISTLVLDETDRMFDMGFGVQIEEIMKHLPKIRQTLMFSATLPGDIVKLAEKYLDQPERVSVDCQVTTSVKIKQEVIYVSELGKYEKLLGQLCQREGSIIIFVKTKQGADQLASKLCKDDYSALAIHGDLRQQKRERVINSFRRGRNQIMVATDVASRGLDIPHIQHVVNYDVPQSQADYIHRIGRTARAGAEGFALSFVTPQDKRKLPALEEKEGELNFDSKVPFKKHNSKGKKVFKRPGALNVKYGRKKVNTFKKKSRVLEKAY
- a CDS encoding phosphomannomutase/phosphoglucomutase — protein: MDNAIIRKYDIRGVVGRDLQISDGYEIGRKFGQTAASVCVGYDSRITSPSIERELISGLTLSGANVIRIGLCSSPMLYAATQIMQADLGIIITASHNPSEYNGFKFSSSKKIFSDQEIKEVISSSIKESTKIGSIVNTNIYSQYISILKSALKNNTERKLKIAWDCGNSPASGIIRYIEKILPGHTHIVTNNSIDGAFPLHDPDPIEEKNLTQLIGIVKEFECDLGIALDGDSDRIRLIDNKGNIVSNDHLFMIFARKTLEEYPKSKVIANVKMSMKVHDFVSKLGGQVITCATGHSLIKKKMVEEDAKFAGELSGHFFFSELGFDDGLYSAVKAVNILLEGQQSMFQVIEDLPKVYITHEIKIVVKEEKKFQIIETIKKTLEKQNIVFSDLDGVKVISDNYKDWWLLRASNTQNCITARCEGDTPEGFELIKKVLFYYINEAKSLN
- a CDS encoding TldD/PmbA family protein; amino-acid sequence: MNILNIAADITKLIKKQNLDAEVTIYETNKISVSQRLSKIEQISQSKNCTVGIRAIEDRNKVAYISTNDLNNLSDTVSQVVEMAKNAPEDPYINFAVEIGSHISSADLNILDHNVVTIDNLKEIAEAAENSALSHENITNSEGASSSYALVNTVLSTVSGFVGSFSKSTFANQVSVVAGKENEMKVGYDYDVACNFNDLKSPELMGKEAAKRAIEQLNSRTIKTGKFPVIFEKRAAKALVKSFASAINGNSIASNSSFLRNSLNTQIFSDRINIIDDPLLSRGIASKPFDGEGITSKENIFVKNGILQNWILDLYSAKKLNLKTTGNATRASNAAVTPAASNFYIENGSISFDELIQEIKEGIYVTDLFGFGVNLINGDYSQGASGFFIENGKITYPVHEITIASNLNYMFSDLVLADDLTFCGQFNSPTIKVNEMTVAGSLSN